The following coding sequences lie in one Candidatus Planktophila sulfonica genomic window:
- a CDS encoding BMP family lipoprotein yields MKKTIKFVAVFAAAALAFGAAPAATAANATKACLALDTGGVDDKSFNASAWAGAQAAAKADKNVTVKYLSATTDADYAPNIKKLVDEKCNLIIGVGFLINSAIVAGAKANPTVNFAIVDQDGEDHGADGSVYPGTKFANLKPIEFSTNESAFQAGYVAAGVSKTAKVATYGGLNIPPVTIFMDGFAKGVAHYNKVKGKSVTVLGWDTAKKDGTFVGGFSDSAKALQISKNFEQQGADVIFPVAGGLGGATAGNSLTSKKSVVIWVDTDGYVAAPQYKKVLLTSVVKGVGTSVQAVIKDQAAGKFSATGYNGNLKNAGTFLAPYHDLIRMVPTKLRTEVTKLGNDIRSGKVSAK; encoded by the coding sequence TTGAAGAAGACAATTAAGTTTGTAGCAGTGTTCGCTGCTGCGGCACTTGCTTTCGGTGCAGCACCAGCAGCAACAGCAGCTAACGCAACAAAGGCATGTCTTGCACTCGATACAGGTGGCGTTGACGACAAGTCATTTAACGCATCTGCTTGGGCAGGCGCACAGGCTGCAGCAAAGGCAGATAAGAACGTAACAGTTAAGTATCTCTCAGCAACAACTGATGCAGATTACGCACCAAACATTAAGAAGCTTGTAGACGAGAAGTGCAACCTCATCATTGGCGTTGGCTTCCTTATCAACAGCGCAATCGTTGCAGGAGCTAAGGCAAACCCAACAGTTAACTTCGCAATTGTTGATCAGGATGGCGAAGACCACGGTGCAGACGGTTCTGTCTACCCAGGTACAAAGTTTGCAAACCTTAAGCCAATCGAATTCTCAACAAATGAATCAGCATTCCAGGCTGGTTACGTTGCTGCTGGAGTTTCAAAGACAGCAAAGGTTGCAACATACGGCGGACTTAACATTCCACCAGTCACAATCTTCATGGATGGCTTTGCTAAGGGTGTAGCTCACTACAACAAGGTCAAGGGCAAGTCAGTAACAGTTCTTGGTTGGGATACAGCTAAGAAGGACGGAACATTCGTCGGCGGCTTCTCAGATTCAGCTAAGGCACTTCAGATCTCTAAGAACTTCGAGCAGCAGGGTGCAGATGTAATCTTCCCAGTTGCTGGTGGACTTGGTGGAGCAACAGCAGGTAACTCACTTACTTCAAAGAAGTCAGTTGTTATCTGGGTTGATACTGATGGATATGTTGCAGCTCCACAGTACAAAAAGGTTCTTCTTACATCTGTAGTTAAGGGTGTCGGAACTTCTGTACAGGCTGTAATCAAGGACCAGGCTGCTGGAAAGTTCTCAGCAACTGGCTACAACGGTAACCTCAAGAATGCAGGAACATTCCTTGCTCCTTACCATGACTTGATCCGTATGGTTCCAACAAAGCTTCGTACTGAAGTTACAAAGCTTGGTAACGATATTCGCAGCGGAAAGGTTTCAGCTAAGTAA
- a CDS encoding BMP family lipoprotein yields the protein MKIRAAFIALLVGASLLSAPAQAATNLGVGVAYDIGGRGDKSFNDAAAAGLEKAQRQFDFKLDAVVTDGSSADREKRIRSLISKNCNPIIVIGSGYAPTLQALAVEFPNTQFAIINDASVAALNVTSVVFANVQGAYLAGYSAALISKTGKVAMIANPNQADLFKDGFSAGVFASKKKVVPIVKYVSGSYSVATTQVLDAGADVVFATTFGSDAEIFKSIVARNAKKKGSVLGLINIEPDQYITVTSATKKFLIASVVKRVDKAIYDVIALSVAKKQYLDILDADAGIYGRSYGITGGGIEFTVRSKELANVSDLINVAAATAEKIPA from the coding sequence ATGAAAATTCGCGCCGCCTTTATTGCGCTTTTGGTTGGCGCGTCATTGCTTTCTGCGCCAGCACAGGCGGCAACTAATCTCGGCGTGGGCGTTGCCTATGACATTGGCGGACGTGGAGATAAGTCCTTTAACGACGCCGCAGCCGCTGGGTTGGAAAAAGCGCAACGTCAATTTGATTTCAAGCTTGATGCAGTTGTCACTGATGGCAGTAGCGCTGATCGCGAAAAGCGAATTCGCTCGCTGATTTCAAAGAACTGCAACCCCATCATCGTTATTGGCAGCGGGTATGCACCGACTCTGCAGGCGTTGGCAGTTGAATTCCCCAATACGCAATTTGCCATCATCAACGATGCCAGCGTGGCTGCGCTTAATGTGACCTCTGTTGTTTTTGCCAATGTACAAGGCGCATACCTTGCGGGCTATAGCGCAGCCTTAATTTCAAAGACTGGCAAAGTTGCGATGATTGCCAATCCGAACCAAGCAGACCTCTTTAAAGATGGATTCTCTGCAGGCGTATTTGCTTCTAAGAAGAAGGTAGTTCCAATCGTTAAGTATGTTTCGGGTTCTTACTCAGTTGCAACGACTCAAGTACTTGATGCAGGAGCAGACGTTGTCTTTGCCACAACTTTTGGTTCTGATGCTGAAATATTTAAATCAATAGTTGCTCGCAATGCCAAGAAAAAAGGTTCAGTTCTTGGGCTTATCAATATCGAACCAGATCAATACATAACCGTCACCAGCGCAACTAAGAAATTCCTTATCGCTTCAGTTGTGAAGCGCGTAGATAAAGCCATTTACGATGTCATCGCACTCTCTGTGGCGAAGAAGCAGTACCTAGATATTCTCGATGCCGATGCGGGCATTTATGGACGCAGCTATGGGATAACGGGCGGCGGAATTGAATTCACGGTCCGTTCTAAAGAATTGGCCAATGTCAGCGATTTAATCAATGTGGCAGCGGCCACCGCGGAGAAGATCCCCGCCTAA
- the trpS gene encoding tryptophan--tRNA ligase, protein MKRVLSGIQPTSDSFHLGNYLGAVKQWVELQDGHDAFYCIVDLHALTVETDPALLRKRTLASAAQLLALGISPEKSTLFVQSQVPQHNQLGWIMECMTGFGEASRMTQFKDKSSKAGADSARVGLFTYPMLQAADILLYQAHYVPVGEDQRQHIELTRDLAGRFNSRYGNTFQLPEAYILKTAAKINDIQEPTAKMSKSSGAVAGVIEIMDTPEANLKKIKSAMTDAGREVKYDVAEKPGISNLLTIHSALSGKSIADLENEFEGKGYGDFKSAVAEVVVEYLRPIRAKAVELLEDEEHLLDILHQGSEKARSVAQQTIDATYKNLGVVL, encoded by the coding sequence ATGAAGCGCGTTCTCTCTGGCATTCAGCCAACTAGTGACTCTTTCCACCTGGGCAATTATCTAGGCGCGGTAAAGCAGTGGGTTGAACTCCAAGATGGCCATGATGCTTTTTACTGCATCGTTGATCTCCACGCGTTAACAGTTGAGACCGATCCAGCACTATTGCGTAAACGCACACTTGCATCTGCGGCGCAGCTTTTGGCGCTGGGTATTTCTCCAGAGAAATCAACTCTCTTCGTTCAATCACAAGTTCCACAGCACAACCAATTGGGTTGGATCATGGAGTGCATGACCGGATTCGGCGAAGCAAGCCGCATGACGCAATTTAAAGATAAATCATCAAAGGCTGGCGCTGATTCTGCTCGCGTAGGACTCTTTACATATCCGATGTTGCAGGCTGCAGATATCTTGCTTTACCAAGCGCATTACGTGCCTGTCGGTGAAGATCAGCGCCAACATATCGAACTCACTCGCGACTTAGCTGGGCGCTTTAATTCACGCTACGGAAATACCTTCCAACTTCCTGAGGCATACATCCTTAAGACTGCGGCGAAGATCAACGATATTCAAGAGCCAACTGCGAAGATGAGTAAATCATCGGGTGCGGTCGCTGGTGTTATTGAAATTATGGATACTCCAGAGGCAAACCTTAAGAAGATCAAGAGCGCAATGACTGATGCGGGCCGCGAAGTTAAATATGACGTCGCTGAAAAGCCAGGCATTAGCAACCTTCTTACTATTCACTCAGCGCTTTCAGGCAAGAGCATCGCCGACCTCGAGAATGAATTTGAGGGCAAGGGATACGGAGACTTTAAATCAGCAGTTGCTGAAGTCGTAGTCGAATACCTTCGCCCAATTCGCGCAAAGGCTGTCGAACTTCTTGAGGATGAAGAGCACCTTCTCGATATTTTGCATCAGGGTTCTGAAAAAGCTCGATCTGTTGCTCAGCAAACAATCGATGCGACCTACAAGAATCTAGGTGTGGTTCTCTAA
- a CDS encoding hemolysin family protein, translating into MESHPAGSILPSIGLVLGLILLGALFVAAEIALISLRESQIKQMATRGKRGAKVAHVASNPNRLLAALQVGVTVTGFLSAALGAEKLGVYVIPWLEDLGISTRTANTTSLIGVTLIIAYFSLVFGELVPKRLALFRTEQIALASAGFIDLVAHLFRPIIWILSHSTNIVVRLFGIDPKEQRSQISEEELLDLVAGHAALTDEERDIVEEVFNASERQVHEVMVPRTEVDFMDASLTVGKAIALAIEKAHSRYPVVRGSSDEVIGFIHVRDLLDTSLANSNAKIQELSRNIMYLPGTKGILPALTEMRSQRQHLAIVLDEYGGTDGIVTLEDLVETLIGDIRDEYDGDETEVSLESRTGDFEVDGLISLEDLLEETGIELPDGPYETASGFVMHYLGRIPVASDIVGVNGVRITVLSMEGKRAGRLLISRNY; encoded by the coding sequence ATGGAAAGCCACCCCGCGGGATCAATCCTGCCTTCGATTGGACTTGTCCTTGGGCTCATCCTTCTTGGAGCCCTCTTCGTTGCTGCTGAAATTGCGCTGATTTCTCTGCGCGAAAGCCAGATCAAACAGATGGCAACCCGAGGCAAGCGAGGCGCCAAAGTTGCTCACGTTGCAAGTAATCCCAACAGACTCTTAGCTGCCCTACAAGTTGGCGTCACTGTTACAGGATTTCTTTCAGCTGCCCTGGGTGCTGAAAAGTTAGGCGTCTATGTCATTCCGTGGCTTGAAGATTTAGGAATCTCTACACGGACTGCCAACACCACATCCCTTATCGGCGTCACTCTCATCATTGCCTACTTCTCATTGGTCTTCGGCGAGCTAGTGCCAAAGCGTCTTGCCCTATTTCGCACTGAACAGATTGCGCTCGCATCTGCAGGGTTTATCGATCTCGTGGCGCATCTCTTCCGCCCCATCATCTGGATCCTTTCGCACTCAACAAATATTGTCGTGCGCCTCTTTGGTATCGACCCTAAAGAGCAGCGCAGTCAGATCTCCGAAGAAGAGCTGCTGGACTTAGTTGCAGGGCATGCGGCTCTCACAGATGAAGAGCGCGACATTGTTGAAGAAGTCTTTAACGCATCAGAACGCCAAGTGCATGAGGTTATGGTGCCACGCACCGAAGTTGATTTCATGGACGCGTCCCTGACTGTAGGCAAAGCAATTGCGCTCGCCATCGAGAAGGCGCACTCACGATATCCCGTTGTGCGGGGTTCATCTGATGAAGTAATTGGATTTATCCATGTTCGCGACCTACTTGATACATCACTTGCAAATTCAAATGCAAAGATTCAAGAGCTCTCACGCAACATTATGTATTTACCTGGTACTAAGGGAATTTTGCCTGCTCTCACCGAGATGAGAAGTCAGCGCCAGCATCTTGCCATCGTCCTCGATGAATACGGTGGCACCGATGGCATTGTCACCCTTGAAGATCTCGTCGAAACTCTCATTGGCGATATTCGCGATGAATACGATGGCGATGAGACTGAAGTTTCTCTCGAATCTCGCACAGGTGATTTTGAGGTTGATGGACTCATCTCTCTCGAGGATTTACTCGAAGAAACCGGCATTGAATTACCGGATGGCCCATACGAGACTGCAAGTGGTTTTGTGATGCATTATTTAGGGCGAATCCCAGTCGCCAGCGACATTGTTGGCGTTAACGGCGTCCGAATCACAGTGCTCTCTATGGAAGGTAAGCGCGCTGGACGATTATTGATCTCGCGTAACTACTAG
- a CDS encoding ABC transporter ATP-binding protein, with protein sequence MASVVFENASRIYPGTTAPAVDKLNLTVADGEFLVLVGPSGCGKSTSLRMLAGLEEIDGGRVLIGDRDVTNVAPKDRDIAMVFQSYALYPHMTVAENMGFALKIAGVDKAEREKRVREAAKLLDLEPYLERKPKALSGGQRQRVAMGRAIVREPQVFLMDEPLSNLDAKLRVATRTQIAALQRRLGITTVYVTHDQVEAMTMGDRVAVLKDGLLQQVDTPRNLYDKPANAFVAGFIGSPAMNLLTAPVSGGKAQLGDLNIDVPASAGSSVTVGIRPEGWTAASTGFHVLVEVVEELGSDAFVYGKPADNNVKFANSVDEGAQVIVRWDPKNPPKPGETITVANVAGAVHLFDATTGARIN encoded by the coding sequence ATGGCATCAGTTGTATTCGAAAATGCATCACGCATCTACCCAGGCACAACAGCTCCTGCAGTAGACAAGCTCAACCTCACCGTCGCAGATGGCGAGTTCCTTGTTCTTGTTGGACCATCAGGTTGCGGTAAGTCAACTTCACTTCGTATGTTGGCAGGCCTTGAAGAGATCGACGGTGGTCGAGTTCTTATCGGTGATCGTGACGTCACAAACGTTGCACCAAAAGATCGCGATATCGCGATGGTCTTCCAGTCATATGCGCTTTACCCACACATGACTGTTGCAGAGAACATGGGCTTCGCTCTTAAGATCGCAGGCGTTGATAAAGCAGAACGCGAGAAGCGTGTCCGCGAAGCAGCAAAGTTGCTCGACCTCGAGCCATACCTAGAGCGCAAGCCAAAGGCTCTTTCAGGTGGTCAGCGTCAGCGCGTTGCAATGGGTCGTGCGATTGTTCGCGAACCACAGGTGTTCTTGATGGACGAACCTCTTTCAAACCTTGATGCGAAGTTGCGCGTTGCAACTCGTACACAGATTGCTGCGTTGCAGCGTCGCCTCGGAATTACAACTGTCTACGTAACACACGACCAGGTTGAAGCTATGACCATGGGTGATCGCGTTGCAGTTCTTAAGGATGGCTTGCTTCAGCAAGTTGATACACCTCGTAATCTTTACGATAAGCCAGCAAATGCATTCGTTGCAGGCTTTATCGGATCTCCTGCAATGAACCTCCTTACCGCTCCTGTTTCAGGCGGAAAGGCTCAGCTCGGAGACCTCAATATCGATGTTCCAGCATCAGCTGGCTCATCTGTAACAGTTGGTATCCGTCCAGAAGGTTGGACAGCTGCTTCAACTGGTTTCCATGTGCTTGTAGAAGTTGTTGAAGAACTCGGTTCTGATGCATTCGTATACGGAAAGCCTGCAGATAACAATGTGAAGTTCGCTAACTCTGTCGATGAAGGCGCTCAAGTAATTGTTCGCTGGGATCCAAAGAATCCACCAAAGCCAGGCGAGACAATCACAGTTGCTAACGTTGCAGGTGCAGTACACCTATTCGATGCAACAACAGGTGCTCGTATTAACTAA
- a CDS encoding Type 1 glutamine amidotransferase-like domain-containing protein encodes MDQNAGAIALVGSGEYSVQMQELETELLHRAISRGKRNTFVQIPTASSHEGDGSREKWKRLGQEQSDRIGSECIYLPIHEREDAFNPDFVDAIEGAGLIYFSGGDPHRVAEIFNGSPLWNEIVAQWKTGTSLAGCSAGAMAFGGTIMGIRKSHHSEGLGLLTGIEVIPHYDKMLGWLPDRVTAFIAHTFSDATLLGIDENTALVHTDAWRKFGRGNVHVLRGTLDIAQ; translated from the coding sequence ATGGACCAGAACGCAGGTGCGATCGCACTCGTTGGTTCTGGTGAGTATTCAGTACAGATGCAGGAGCTTGAAACCGAGCTCCTGCATCGTGCTATTTCTAGAGGTAAACGAAATACCTTTGTACAGATTCCAACTGCCTCTTCTCATGAAGGAGATGGAAGCCGTGAAAAGTGGAAGCGTTTAGGGCAAGAGCAATCAGATCGCATCGGCAGCGAATGCATTTACTTGCCCATTCACGAACGCGAAGATGCTTTCAATCCAGACTTTGTTGATGCAATTGAAGGTGCTGGACTCATTTACTTTTCTGGGGGAGACCCTCATCGCGTTGCTGAGATCTTCAATGGTTCACCGCTTTGGAATGAAATTGTTGCCCAGTGGAAGACAGGAACTTCGTTAGCTGGATGTTCGGCTGGAGCCATGGCATTTGGTGGCACCATTATGGGAATTCGTAAGTCTCATCACTCAGAAGGTCTCGGTCTACTTACCGGCATCGAAGTAATTCCCCATTACGACAAGATGTTGGGCTGGCTACCAGATCGCGTCACAGCATTTATCGCTCACACTTTTTCTGATGCAACTCTGCTGGGAATTGATGAAAATACCGCACTCGTTCATACCGATGCTTGGAGAAAGTTCGGTCGCGGTAATGTGCATGTTCTCCGCGGCACGCTAGATATTGCCCAATAA
- a CDS encoding NADP-dependent isocitrate dehydrogenase, translated as MAKIKVEGTVVELDGDEMTRIMWQFIKDKLILPYLDVNLEYYDLGMEHRDATDDQVTIDSAKAIQKHGVGIKCATITPDEARVEEFGLKKMWKSPNGTIRNILGGVIFREPIIISNVPRLVPHWTKPIVIGRHAFGDQYRATDFKVPGPGKLTLSYVPEDGSAPQEFEVFDFKSSGVAMAMYNVDESIRDFARASLNYGLLRKFPVYLSTKNTILKAYDGRFKDIFEEIYQAEFKPQFEAAGIWYEHRLIDDMVAMSLRMEGGYVWACKNYDGDVQSDTVAQGYGSLGLMTSVLMTPDGKVCESEAAHGTVTRHYRDHQAGKETSTNPIASIFAWTQGLAHRAKLDNNAELAKFTKTLEQVCIQTVEEGKMTKDLALLIAPDAPYQTTQQFLASIDENLKKAMA; from the coding sequence ATGGCAAAGATCAAAGTAGAAGGAACAGTTGTAGAGCTCGACGGCGATGAAATGACCCGCATCATGTGGCAGTTCATCAAGGATAAGTTGATCCTGCCTTACCTTGACGTCAATCTTGAGTACTACGACCTCGGTATGGAACACCGCGATGCAACTGATGATCAGGTCACTATCGACTCAGCTAAGGCAATCCAGAAGCATGGCGTCGGTATCAAGTGCGCAACTATTACTCCTGATGAAGCTCGCGTTGAAGAATTTGGCCTCAAAAAGATGTGGAAGTCTCCTAACGGAACAATCCGCAACATCCTTGGCGGCGTAATCTTCCGCGAACCAATCATCATCAGTAACGTGCCACGCCTTGTTCCACACTGGACAAAGCCAATCGTTATTGGTCGTCACGCATTCGGTGATCAGTACCGCGCAACAGATTTCAAGGTCCCAGGTCCAGGAAAGCTCACACTTTCATATGTTCCTGAAGACGGTTCAGCGCCACAGGAATTTGAAGTCTTTGACTTTAAATCTTCAGGTGTAGCGATGGCTATGTACAACGTCGATGAATCAATCCGCGACTTTGCACGCGCATCTTTGAACTACGGACTTCTACGCAAGTTCCCTGTCTATCTCTCAACTAAGAACACAATCCTTAAGGCATATGACGGACGCTTTAAAGATATTTTCGAAGAGATCTACCAGGCAGAATTCAAGCCACAGTTCGAAGCTGCAGGCATCTGGTACGAGCACCGCCTCATCGATGACATGGTTGCAATGTCACTTCGTATGGAAGGTGGCTACGTCTGGGCATGTAAGAACTACGACGGAGACGTTCAGTCAGATACCGTCGCACAGGGTTACGGCTCACTTGGTCTGATGACATCTGTCTTGATGACACCAGATGGAAAGGTCTGCGAATCAGAGGCTGCTCACGGAACAGTGACTCGTCACTACCGCGATCACCAGGCAGGTAAAGAGACTTCAACAAACCCAATCGCATCTATCTTCGCGTGGACACAGGGTCTTGCTCACCGCGCAAAACTTGATAACAATGCAGAGCTCGCTAAGTTCACAAAGACTCTCGAGCAGGTATGTATTCAGACAGTTGAAGAAGGAAAGATGACTAAGGATCTTGCACTTCTTATCGCTCCTGATGCGCCATACCAAACTACGCAGCAGTTCTTGGCATCAATCGATGAAAACCTCAAGAAGGCAATGGCTTAA
- the mdh gene encoding malate dehydrogenase, with the protein MAKKVTVVGAGFYGSTTALRLAEYNIFDEVVLTDILEGKPEGLALDMNQSRSIEGFETKITGATTTPEGAGYEKTANSDVVVITAGLPRKPGMSRMDLIGVNAGIVRGVAENIAKHSPNAVIIVVSNPLDEMTALAQIATNFPKNRVMGQAGMLDTARFTNFVAEKLGVEVGSVKTLTLGSHGDTMVPVPSRCTVGGVPLSDKLSQAEIDELVDRTRNGGAEVVALLKTGSAYYAPSAAAARMAKAVIEDSGEVMPVCAWVDGEYGISGVYLGVEAEIGKTGIRKVVESKLTDSEVASLKEAAEAVRAKQADVQTL; encoded by the coding sequence ATGGCAAAGAAAGTCACCGTTGTAGGTGCAGGTTTCTATGGTTCAACTACAGCTCTTCGTTTAGCTGAATACAACATCTTCGATGAGGTTGTACTCACAGATATTCTCGAAGGAAAGCCTGAAGGCCTTGCTCTCGATATGAACCAATCTCGTTCTATCGAAGGATTCGAAACAAAGATCACTGGCGCAACAACAACTCCTGAAGGTGCTGGCTACGAAAAGACAGCTAACTCTGATGTCGTTGTCATTACTGCAGGACTTCCACGTAAGCCTGGCATGAGCCGCATGGATTTGATCGGCGTCAATGCTGGCATCGTCCGTGGCGTTGCTGAAAACATTGCAAAGCACTCACCGAATGCGGTCATCATCGTGGTCTCAAACCCACTTGATGAAATGACAGCACTTGCACAGATTGCAACTAACTTTCCTAAGAACCGCGTCATGGGTCAGGCAGGAATGCTCGATACAGCACGCTTTACCAACTTCGTTGCTGAAAAGCTTGGCGTTGAAGTTGGATCGGTAAAGACTCTAACCCTTGGTTCCCACGGCGACACCATGGTTCCAGTCCCAAGTCGTTGCACAGTTGGCGGCGTTCCACTTTCAGATAAGTTGTCACAAGCTGAAATCGACGAACTCGTTGACCGCACACGTAATGGTGGCGCAGAAGTTGTCGCCCTCCTTAAGACAGGTTCTGCTTACTACGCACCATCTGCAGCAGCTGCTCGTATGGCTAAGGCAGTTATCGAAGATTCAGGCGAAGTCATGCCAGTGTGCGCATGGGTCGATGGCGAATACGGAATCTCTGGCGTTTACCTTGGTGTTGAAGCAGAAATCGGCAAGACCGGTATTCGCAAGGTTGTCGAAAGCAAGCTGACCGATTCAGAAGTTGCATCACTCAAAGAAGCTGCCGAAGCAGTCCGCGCTAAGCAAGCAGATGTACAGACTCTTTAA
- a CDS encoding bifunctional methylenetetrahydrofolate dehydrogenase/methenyltetrahydrofolate cyclohydrolase, with protein sequence MSAQILDGKALAASIKKDLAVRTAALKAKGITPGLGTVLVGDDPGSHSYVGGKHRDCQEVGINSIRIDLPASATQADVLAAIKDLNAAKECTGYIVQLPLPKGIDTQVILEAIDPDKDADGLHPMNLGRLVAGYEAPLPCTPRGIVELINHYKIPLAGAEVVVIGRGLTVGRPLGLLLTRKQENATVTLTHTGTKDLVAHTQRADIVVAAIGQAHFLKAEMIKPGAAVLDVGISRTEAGLLGDVDPGVMNVASFVAPMPGGVGPMTRAMLLMNVVDACER encoded by the coding sequence ATGAGCGCACAGATACTTGATGGAAAGGCACTGGCTGCCTCAATCAAAAAAGATCTTGCTGTTCGCACTGCCGCTCTAAAGGCAAAGGGAATTACTCCAGGTCTTGGCACCGTATTAGTTGGCGATGATCCTGGTTCGCATTCCTACGTTGGCGGAAAGCATCGTGATTGCCAAGAAGTCGGAATCAATTCAATCCGTATTGATCTTCCGGCATCGGCTACCCAAGCTGATGTTCTTGCTGCAATTAAAGATCTCAATGCAGCAAAAGAGTGCACCGGATATATCGTGCAGCTTCCACTTCCAAAGGGCATTGATACCCAAGTTATTCTTGAAGCAATCGATCCAGATAAAGATGCAGATGGATTGCATCCCATGAATCTAGGTCGCCTGGTTGCAGGATATGAAGCACCACTTCCTTGCACTCCTCGCGGAATCGTTGAATTGATTAACCACTACAAGATTCCTTTGGCCGGAGCAGAAGTAGTTGTTATCGGTCGCGGCCTCACTGTTGGTCGCCCACTTGGTTTGTTGTTAACTCGCAAACAAGAGAATGCAACCGTGACACTGACGCATACAGGCACAAAAGATTTAGTTGCTCACACACAGCGCGCAGATATTGTCGTTGCTGCGATCGGTCAGGCGCATTTCCTTAAAGCCGAAATGATTAAGCCAGGGGCTGCAGTTCTCGATGTTGGAATCTCTCGTACCGAAGCTGGTTTATTGGGCGATGTTGATCCTGGTGTTATGAACGTTGCATCTTTCGTGGCGCCGATGCCTGGCGGGGTTGGACCAATGACTCGCGCGATGCTTTTGATGAATGTGGTTGATGCATGCGAGCGATAA